CGGGAGCAGCATGGGCGGCCTGCTCGCCCCCAGGGCAGCCGCCTTCGAGCACCGCCTCGCCGCCGTGATCGCCGTCGACGGTGTGTACGACCTCGGCCAGATATCCGTCCGCAACATCCCGGGAGACCGGGACCAGGCCGAACGGCTCCTGCGCGCGGACTCCGCCCCCGAACTCGACGCGAGCTTCGAGGAGATCATGGCCCAGGACGCCACCGCCCGGTGGGCGATCAACCACGGCATGTACGTGATGGGCGTCGACACTCCCCGGACCTTCAGCGCCTCCTACCTCGACTACACCCTCGCCGGCGGCATCGCCGAGCTGATCCAGTGCCCCACCCTCGTGTGCGACGCCGCCGAGGACGAGTTCTTCAAGGGCCAGCCCGAGCAGCTCTACGAGCACCTGACCTGCCCCAAGACGCTGATGCTGTTCACCGCCGAGGAGGGCGCCGGCGCGCACTGCCACCCCGGCGCCATGCGCTTGGCCCTCGCCCGCATCTACGACTGGCTCGACACCACCCTCGCGACCGCCGCCTGACCACCCGGCCGGCCGACACGTGACACCCGACTCCCGGCACCCGGCCGACACCCGGCACCCGACACCCGACCCGGCACCCGGCACCCGGCACTCGCGCATCCCCGTCCGCAGGCCTGGTCCTCCCGTACGACCCCACACGACAAGGAAGTCCTGATGAACCGCACCGGAATCGAAGCCGCCCTCAACGACCTGCTCTTCGACCGCGACATCACCCTGGAGGAGGCCGCCGAGCGCCACTTCACCCCCGGGTACCGCCAGCGCACCGACGGCCAGTGGGCGGACCGCGCGGAGTTCCTCGACCACATAGGCCACCTGCGGAGCATCGTCGCCGGCGGCAGGGTCGAGGTCCACGACGAGCTGTACGACGGCGACAAGTACGCCGACCGGCACACCTGCCACATCACCAAGAACGACGGCAGCACCGTCACCATGGAGGTCTACGTCTTCGCCGAGCTCGCCCCCGACGGCCGCTTCCACCGCATCGAGGAAACCACCCTGATGCTCAGCGGCTCCGACGCCGACCGCGCCATCGGCAGCGCCCGCTGACCTCCCCCAGGGCGGTCGCACCGTCGCGGACACCCGTCGTTAGGATCGCTACGAGTGCCGGCCGGGGGACGGGCGCCGCGAACGGGGCGGTTGCGGGCAGGGGTTGCTGCCCGCGTCCACCGTCCGCCGTGTCGGCGGAAACCGTGGACACGAGAGCAGCGAGGGCACATGAGACACCGTCGGTACGGATCGCTGACAGGCGCCGCTGCGGCGGTGGCCCTTCTGGCCGGGTGCCAGAGTGGGAGCGCGCCGGCACTGAGTCTGGACGGGCTGACCAAGACCGTCGATGCCATCCCCCGCGAGGGCCAGTCCAGTTGCCCCCTCGCCTACGACATCGCCAAGGCCGCGAAGGCCGCAGGCGCGGACGGGGCGTCCGCGCCGGGGTCCGTGAAGGAGCCCGGGGCGGCGATCGCCACCGGGGAGGGGGGCAAGCGGGCCGTGCCGGACACGCCGCTGGCGCAGAACCCCGGTGCCCTGGTGAGTTGCGTCTTCCACATCGGCCAGGAGGAGGTGGTCGTTCACACCGCGGCGACTCGCCATCCGCAGGCGGTGGCTCCGCTCGCCCCGATCGTGGCCCACCTGGCCGGATCCTCCACGCAAGACCTGATCGCCTACGTCAACCGGATGGCCAAGGCCGAGATCGGTGAACCCGTCGCCACCGGAAGCGGCAACGTCGTCGCCGTCCGACTCAAACTTGACGGCGAGGGCGACGCGGTGATGGTGGTCGGGGCCGGAGAATCCGGGCGCTCGACGATGGGCCGGGAGCGGATCACCGCCCTGGCCGGCTCACTCGCGGACCAGGTTGCGGCAGCTCCGTATCGCCGATGACGCCGAGCGCCACATGGAGCCGGCGCGGGGGCCGCGCCGAGCGCGGACACCTCGGACACCTCGCTGCCGTCCCGCTCCCGGTGGCCCTGGAGGATCTCCACCGTCGTGCTCCTGCCCGCTCGGTCAAGCCCGGGGAGGCCGAGGGCCTCGCCCCGGCGGATCGTCAGGCCGATCCGCCGACCGGGGCGCCCTCGCCGTAGTGCCTGCGAGGCGCCCACCTCCACCGGGCTCTGTGCCACGCCGCTCGGTTCGTCCCTCAGGTCGTGGCAGGAGCCGAGGCCTCGGACTTGGTGCCCGTGCCCGCTCCAGTGCCCGTACCCGCTTCCGTCTCCGAGCCCGAGCCCGAGTCCGCGCCCGAGTCCGCGCCCGAGTCGGTGCCGGTCACCGGCTCGGGGTGCGGGATGCGGTGCAGTCCCCTGCGGTCGTAGAGGCGGGTGACGGCGAAGCCGAAGACCAGTGCGGCGACGAGGGCGACGCCCATGGAGGTCCACGCCCGGGTCAGGCCCGCGTCGGCCTGGGCCCCGTAGTAGAGCAGGGAGCGCAGGCCCTCGGTGATCTGGCGCAGCGGCTCGAACTCGGAGAGGCCCCGGAAGAACCCGGGCAGCGCCTGTACGGGCACGGTCGCGCCGGAGGAGGGGACCGCCATCGCGACGAACACGATGGTGGCCAGCAGCATGCCGGGGGTGCCGAAGGCGGCGAACAGAGCCAGGCTGCCGACGCCGACGACCGCGATGGTGGCCACCGAGTAGAGCCACAGCAGGCCGAGGTGGGAAGCGTCCATGTCGAGGATGCCGACGGTGGCGACCTCGACCAGGCTGCCCATGACGAGGGACAGGCCGAGCATGAGCGCGATGCCGATGGCCAGGGTGCGGACCCGGCTGGTGTGTTGGACGGGTTCGCGCTTGCGGACCGGGCCGAAGTCGGTGTGCAGGTAGCCGAGCGCGGTGTCGACCTGCGAGTTGACCACGTTGGCGCCGAGCATGCCGCAGACGACCAGTACCAGCGCGTAGTAGAAGGCGCTCAGGCCCATGGCACTGCGGGACCCCACGGGGTGGCCGTCGGCGACGTTCACGGTCACCGGGTCGGCCAGCTTGAGCTGGGCGGCCGTCGGGATCGGGGCCTTCTGGGATCCGACCTGCTTGAGGAGTTCCTGACCGAGCTGGGCGGAGGCGGCGTGAGCGGCCTTCTGCGCGGCCTGGGAGGACATGGAGGAGCCGATGCTGCCGGCGGCCTGGTTGGTCAGCACGGTCAGCTTCGGCGCCGTGGCCTTGCCCTGGGCTGCGGGTTGCGGGGCGGTGAGGCCGGTCACGGAGGCGGAGAAGTCCGCGGGGATGACGAGGGCGCCGAAGAGCTTGCCCTTGCCCAGCCGCTTGTCGGCCTCCTCGCGGCTCAGGACCTGCCAGTCGATGCTCCGGTCGTCCTTGGCGGCCTTCTCGATCCCCGACACGACCTGCTCGCCCAGGTTGATCCGGCGGCCGTTGACGTCGGCGCCGCTGTCGCTGTTGACCAGGGCCACGGGCAGGTCGCGCAGATTGCCCTTGGGGTTGACGTTGCCGCCGACGTAGAGCAGGGCGAACAGCATCGAGACCACTGCGGCGATGAGGCCCGTTCCGATCCACAACTGGGGTCGGCGGAGCACGGACGGAGGTATGGGCTGAGGCATCGATTCTCCGGTGCGGCGGCGGCGTTCGTACATTGGATACTTAAGGTATCCAGCTACTGGATACTGGCAGTATCTTGTTGTGGTGTCCAATCGCCGCCGACGGCCACCGGACCGCGAGACCAGCAGGGAAGCCGCATGAAGATCTCGGAGCTCAGCCGCCGCACCGGCGTGCCGGTCGCCAGCATCAAGTACTTCCTGCGGCAAGGGCTGTTGCCGGCGGGGAGAGCGACCGCCGCGACCATCGCCGAGTACGGAGAGGAGCACGCGCAGCGGCTCCGACTGATCAAGGCACTGACCACGCTCGGCGGTCTCACCATCGCCGCCACCCGCGACGTGCTCGGGGCCGTCGACCAGGCCGAAAGCTCCGAGGGCGCCCTCGGAGCGATCAGCTACGCCCTCCCCGTGCCGGTGGCGGGTCGTCGCCCCGCGGGCGACGAGGAAAAGGCGGAGGAAGAGGAAGCCGACACGACCGTCGGGACCGAGGTCGCCGAACTGCTCGCGGCCTTGGACTGGCAGGCGCCCGGCACGTCACCGCACGTGAAAGGGCTGACGGCGGCCCTGGAGGAACTGCGCCGGCTCGACGCGCAGTACGCCCCGGGTGAGCTCGCCGCCTACGCGAGGCTCGCCGAGTCGGTGGCCCGCCTGGACCTGGAGCGCGCGGCCGGCCTCGACGACCCGGTGGCCCTGGCGGAGCGGGCGGTCATCGTCTTCGCGATCTGCGCCCCGGTCTTCGAGCTGCTGCGCCGTCTCGCACAGGAGGACCAGGTCCGACGCCGGGTGGCGGGCGACGCCGCCGAGTCCTGACCGGACCCACCCTGAGCCCCGGCGTACGTCCGGCGTCCGGGACCTACGGGCTCACGCCCTGACCTTGGTCCGGGGCCTGCTTTTGAACCTTGGTCCGGGGCCTGCCCCTGAAGCGGCCCCGACGCGTCCGAATGCGGCCCACCCGAAGCCGCGCCGCGCGCCGCGCACCCCGCGCCTCGACCGGCCCGTGGGGGTCGGTCCCGATCAGGGCGAGGGTCGTCGCCACGATCACGGCCACTCCGGCCCACACCACGGCCGTGTTCCGGCGGCCCCGGGCGGCGAGCATCGCCCCCCCCGGAGTGATCGGCAGGATTCACCGCCCGCGCGCCGATGAGTACGGCCCCCGCCGTCGGTCTACCGTTCAGACCCATCGTCCCCGGAGGAGCGACCGATGACCGAAACGACGATTCTCGACCTCGGAGCCCAGACCCGGATCCTCGCCCGGCTCGCGGCGAGCGTCCCGGACGCCCGGCTCACCGACCGGACCCCGTGTCCCGACTACACGGTCGGTGACCTGCTGGGCCACCTGCTGGGACTCTCCGTGGCCTTCCGCGACGCGGCCCGCAAGGACCTGGGCCCGACGACGGACACGGCCCCCGACTCGGCCGCCCCCTCACTGCCCGCCTCCTGGCGCGAGGACCTGCCCCGAACCCTCGGCGAGCTGGCCGAAGCCTGGCAGGATCCGGCCGCATGGACGGGCATGACCCGCGCGGGTGGCGTGGACCTGCCCGGGGACATCGCCGGCGCCGTGGCCGCCGACGAGCTCGTGGTGCACGGCTGGGACCTGGCACGCGCCACCGGCCAGGAGTACGCACCCGACCCCGCCGCGCTGAGCGCCTCGTACAGCTTCCTCCTGGCAGCGGCCGGAGAGCAGGGCCGCGACGGGGGCATCTTCGGCCCCGTCGTGCCCGTACCGGACGACGCCCCGCTCCTGCACCGGGCCGTCGGGCTGAGCGGACGCGCCCCGGACTGGACGCCGGCGACGCTCCGCTGACGACGGGCATCGACGGGACGTGACGGCGGCCGGCCCACGAGCCCGCGCGATGCCTGAACCGGACCGAGGGACCAACTTCACCGAGACATCCGAGCGACCAACCGACCGAGAGGATTCAGAACGATGAAGTACATGATCCAGATGAACATGCCCGCCGCCGAATGGGACACCATCATGTCGGCCTACCCCAAGGACGCCATGCAGGCCGTGCTCGACCACATGGACGCCCTCAACGACGAGATCACGTCCGCAGGTGAATGGGTGGAGGCCGAAGGCCTCGGCGGTCCTTCCCGCGTCAAGACGGTACGGGCCGGGAGCGACGGACGGCCGCAGGTGACCGACGGACCGGCCGAGGCAGGGCAGAACATCCTGGCCGGGTACTGGGTGGTCGACGTCCGAAGCGAGGAACGGGCCCTGGAGATCGCCGCACGGGCATCCGCCTGCCCCGGCCCCGACGGCAAGCCCGGCAACGATCCGGTCGAAGTACACGCGATCTCCGACGGCCCGCCCGAGGCCTGAGCCGGCCCGCCCGCCGCACCCGAGGAAGGTGGCGAGGGGGCGGAGCCGGTCCGGCGAACGGGTCGGCCCGCAAAGAGTGACGGTCACTCATATGCACTGCAAAACAGCCGACGTCGAGCCATCCGGGCACTTCCGCTCGACGCCGGGACGAGTGGCGCGTCGCTATGATCGGGTCATGGGACCCCTGAAGCCGAATCTCGTCGAGCTCATAGTCGGCCTCATCGCCTTCTGTGTGGTGTTCGCCGCCCTTGCCAAGGTCCTCCTTCCCAGGATCGAGGCCACCCTCGCAGAGCGTGACGAGGCCACCGCGGGCACGCTTGAGCGGGCCGAGGCGGTCCAGGCGGAGGCGCAGCGCACTCGGGCCGAGTACCAGGCGGAGTTGAGTGCCGCCCGTCACGAGGCCTCGCAGATCCGCCAGGCCGCACACGAGGAGGGGGTCACCCTCCTCGCCGCCGTTCGCGCGGAGGGGCAGAAGGCGCGCGAGGAAATGATCGCCGCGGCCACGGTGCAGTGGGAGGCCGACCGGGTGATCGCCGCGGCCGAGCTCCGCGAGGACGTCCTCGGGCTGGCCGCCGAACTCGCCGGGCGCGTCATCGGCGAACCGATCACCGACCTCGACCGTGCGCGCGCCATCGCCGACGCGTTCCTCGCCGACGAAGCGGCCGCTGCCGAGAGCTGAGTACGAGGCGGCTCCCACACACCCAGGGCCGACCGTCGGGGTGTCCCCCGGAGCCCCATTGAACGTCCGGGCCACCCGCCGGCGGGAGCGCTGACGGCGGGCGGCCCGATCCGGCGATCAGGGTGCAGCCAGGGTGCGGCCAGGTGCGGTCAGCGTGTGCTCAGGGAACGAGTACGACCGTCTTTCCGGGCAGCCGGCCCGCGCGGGCGTCCTCGTGTACGGCGGCCAGATCGGCCATCGAGCGGTGGGCCGCCACGTGGAGCCGGAGCTTGCCGGCATCAACCTTGGCGACCAACTCGGTCAGTTGGGCTCCGTCGCCGCGAACCCACAGGCTCGCGCTGCGCACCCCCCGAGCGGGATCCTCCGGGATCGGGCCGGCCGTACTGGCGGCGACCCCGCCGTCGGCGATGTAGCTCGTGAGCTGCGCGAGTTCCTCGGCGGAGACGCGTACATGGTTCACCACGACCTGGAACGGACCTCCCACGGCGGCCGGGCCCGCGCCGAGGTCGAGGGGGCCGACGACCCGGTCCACGCCGTACCCCCGAAGGCGGTCGGCGTGCTGCGGCCCGTCCACGGCGGTCACGTGCGCTCCCGCGTCGACGGCGAGCTGCACCACGAGGCTGCCCACCGCGCCCCCCGCCCCGTTGACCAGGACGGTCTGACCGGGCTTCAACTCGGCGAGCTCGAACACCGTCTGCCAGGCCGCCAGGCCGGTCAGCGGCAGCGCCGCGGCGTCGACCAGCTCGGTCGTCCGGGGCGCCGGAGCCAGGGACTCGGCCGGGGCGAGCACGTACTCGGCGGCGCCGCCGGCGGAGTCCAGGGGCAGCATCGCCACGACCCGATCGCCGACCTCCAGGCCGGTCACGTCCGCGCCGAGTTCGGCGACGGTGCCCGCCAGGTCGATTCCCGGCACGTACGGGAGAGCGATCGGGATCATCTCGGCCAGGACACCGGCGCGGATGTGGTCGTCGACGGGGTTGAACGACGTGGCCGCCACCTGCACCAGCACCTGCCCGGCGCCGGGTACCGGACGGTCGATGTCCTCCTGGCGCAGGACCTCGCTGTCACCGAACTCATGGAAACGCATTGCCTTCATGGCACTTTCCTCCAAGGCGTGTTGATGGCGTGTTGATGTCGTCGCCCGCACATGAGGCGATCAGACGGAAGGTGAAGCGCGTCGACGCGCTCAGGTCAGCTGTACCGACCGGGTCGAGTTGCCCATCACCATGCGGTCGATGGCGCTCACGGCGCTGCCGGGGTCGTCGGCGGCGCCGACGGCGAGCAGCAGCGGGACGAAGTGGTCGGCCGTCGGATGGGCGACCGCGGCGCCGGGAGCCTTGTCGCGGTAGTCGGTGAGGGCGTCGGCGTCGCCCCGGGCGAGGGCGTCGACGGCCCATTCGTCGAAGGCCGTGGTCTCGGCGGCGAGCTCCGGCCGGCGGAAGACGGCGAAGCTGTGCGTCATGAAACCCGAGCCGAGAACAAGGACGCCCTCGTCGCGCAGCGGCCGCAGGCGTGCCCCGAGCGCGAGCAGGGCGCCGGGATCGAGGCTGGGCATCGACACCTGCACCACCGGGACGTCGGCCGCGGGATACATCGCCATGAGAGGGATGAAGGCCCCGTGGTCGAGGCCGCGGTCGGCGAACTCGTGCACCGGCGTCCGGCCCAGCAGGCCGGTGAGTCGCCGAGCCAGGTCGGTGGCGTCCGGGGTCGCGTAAGGAAGGCTCTTGTAGCGGGGGTGGAAGCCGCTGAAATCGTAGAAGAGCGGGGTGCCGGCCGCGGCTGCGGACATCGCGACCGGTGCCCGTTCCCAGTGGGCCGAGACGACCACGATGGCCCGGGGTTTGGGCATGGACCGGGCCCAGTCGAAGAGGTCGCCGAGCCACTGCGGATCGTCGAGGGTGAACGGGGCGCCGTGGCTGACGAACAGGCTGGGCAGCGGCCCGTCGGAGGGTTCCCACACCCGCTGCTCGCGCGCTTGTGGCAGGGCCCGGGCCAGGAGGTCGTCGTACGCCGCGGCCGGTGGTCGCGAGGGGACGGGGGAGGTCAGGCCGTTCGGGGAGGTGAGGCCGTTCGGCGAGGTCAGGCTGCTCGCATGGGTCATCGAAATCAGCTCCTTCAGTTGCCCAGGCAAGTGTCTTGACTTGCCCTGGCAAGTGAAAACCTAACCCATTGAGACTTGCCTGGGCAAGTGATTCGAGTTGCCCGGGCAAGTATGATGGGGCCATGGACACTCAGTCGCCTTGGCTCGACGACGGCCAGCAGGACCTGTGGCAGGCGCTCCTCACGGTCGTCATTGCCCTCCCCGCGGCCCTCGACCGCCAGCTACAACGAGACGCGGGCATCTCCAACTTCGAGTACGGGGTGCTGGCCCAGCTGTCGATGGCCGACGAGGCCACGATGCGGCTGAGCGACCTGGCCCGGGTCAGCGACAGCACCCAGCCCCGCCTGTCGAAGTTGATGGATCGCTTCGAAGCCCGCGACTGGGTCGCCCGCCGCCCCGACCCCGGCGACGGTCGATACACCCTCGCCGCCCTGACCGACGCCGGCCGGCAGAAGCTCGTCGAGAGCGCACCGGAACACGTCGCGCAGGTGAAACGGCTCGTGTTCGATCCCCTCAGCACCGCACAGCGTCGCCACCTGGAGACCGCGCTCACCCGCATCGCCGCCACCGTGCGCCGGGAACTCGAAGGCGGGTGACGAAACCGCGCTCCACCCCGGACCGGGGCGACGACGCGCCGGCCGGCCCGGGGCGCATGATCGTCAGGCGACAACGCCCTTGAGGATCAATGGTGGTCGGGGGTAGCGCCATGCCGGCGCCGTCACCACGGCGGAATCGCGAAGCCCCGTCAACGGGACTCGTTCGTTGACGGCTTCAGGAGTCACCGCGGAGGCTCCTGCCGCGATCACGAACACGATCACGATCACGATCAAGAACAACGTCGATCAGTGTGGGAGCCGCATGGCGGGCGAGGGGACGCCGCCCCACGATTTGCCATACTTTTTGTATGGAGACGCAAGCCATGGAAGACGCGCGGCGTTGGCTCGCCGAGCGGGGCGTTGTCGAGGTCGGTGACAGGTGGGTCGACGCCGAGGCGCCGGAACGCCCCCTCACCGCCAACGAGATCGCGCACTCCTGGGCCTGCGAGGTGTTCACCGATGAAGACATGGACACGGCCGAGCAGGTGCGGATGGCCTTCGGAATGCTGGACCTTCTCGACGAGTACTGGGTGACGTGCGAGATCCGGTTCGCGGACCGGGGCTCGGAGGGGCCGCTGCCCGCCGAGATGCTGTGGGACGGCTATCGCCGACGGCTGGAGGCGGATCGGGATGCCGAAGCCGTCACCTACTCGCTCTGGGTCGACTGGTTCGAGGATCACGACACCGCCGCGACGGCCTTCGCCGAGGTGCTGGGGAACGACATCGACCACGTCGTGGCACAGGGATCGGACGACCTGCTCCGCCGTGCCGGCCGGGTTCTGGCCTGCTCGGGCCCCGTGCCCTGGCTCGTGAAGCAGAAGGCGTACGACGCCGCCGTACAGCTCCTCGACCTGCACATGCCGCTGTTCAAGGGCCTACTGGCCTGCTACCACGACGTATACGGCGACCTGGAGCCGACGGCCGCACTGGCCATCCTCGCGCGACTGCAACTCCCCGCGGACACCCGCCATCTCCCGGCCCTCCGGTCCGTGCTCGCCGCAGGGCACGGGAACCACTACCGCAGCCCCCAGGCCTGGGACGACGCGGTGGCGACCTCAACGGGCTCAGCGGACTGAACCCGGTCGTCCTCGGGCGGGTGCGGGCGGGTGCGGGCCGCATCTCCTCGGCCGCCCCGGATGGCGCATCGTCTGTGGGCTACGAGGTCGACTGGCTCGCTCGGCCGGCTTCCGTTTGCAGTTTGCGGGCCCGTTCGGCCGGGTGGTAGTTCGGGCCGACACCTTCGATCAGCAGCAGGTCGCCTTCGATGTGGTCGGTACGCAGGTGCAGGATGGCCCGGTAGGCCGGAGAGTCGTACCAGGCACGGGCTTCGTCCAGCCCGGGGAACTCGATCAGCACCATGCTGCCGGGCCACGTGCCCTCGACGACCTCGGCCGGCGCACCGTGGATGACGAAGCGGCCTGCGAAGGGGTCGAGGGTTTCCTGGACGCGCTCCAGGTACTCGATGATGTCGGAGTGATTCCGGCGGCTGCGGAGATGCGCGAAACCGTAAGCGGGCACCACGGGGCTCCTCTTGTTCAGGGGGGTGAGCGATGGCCAGAACGTAGCCGAGGGCGCTTGGTCGGTGCGATTACCTCAGAGGTAAGGAGCCCCCTCCTGGGACGTTCTCGGGCTGGCTTGGTGCCCGCCAGTTCGGATCCCCGACCGTCCATGCCGGTCCACGTAGATCCGTCCCGCGCCGCCCCCGGTGGCTCCCCGTTTGACTCCCGGCCCGTTGCTCCTGCTTCCTGTTGCGCAGGAAGTCACGCCCCCTCTGCCCACCAGGCGGTCCTTCTACCAACCCCACTCCAACCAGTATCTGAGAGGCTGTCACCGGCCCTTTCCGGTGACCCCGACGCCCCAGAGATGGGCCGGCCTGTCGCGACCGAGGCCTCCGACGACTTCCACACACGGCTCAGGAGGGCCTGACGGGGTGAGGCTCCGGCAGCGTCGTGACCAGTGGAAACCTTGAGACTCTCCCAACTGCTCAGACGAAACCACGCGTCGGTCACACACGGGCGCTGTGGACCAGGCCGACTGGTGTCAGTGCTCAGGCATATGGTCGCGCTTGATGGTGGCGCCCCCCTCAGGACGCTGTACTACCGCCGGCTCGTGACGGACCTCCCCATCGACGAGTACGCGGTGGACGGCCTGCTGGCGATGTTCCTGGCGGCGTACGCGAGGTACCGAAGACCGCCCCCGGACACCCACAGCAGCGACGCGAGCCGGGCGGCGAGACTACGGGACGTCCGGCAGATGGCGCCGTGACCGCCGCGGAGAAGGTCACCACCGGTCACGCCCACCCCGACCAACTCCTCGCCTGGGCACAGGCTGTGCGCTTCGAGGAGCGGCCGCGGCCGGCTCGCGGGTTCGGCCGCTGTCATCGCCCCTGGCGCGACGGCCCAGCGCTCGTGGTCTCTCCCATCGCCATTGATGAGCCGGACTTGTCCGGTCGATCACGTTCGGAGCCGGAGGGCGACGGCGGCTGCGGTGGGAGTGCCGAGGAAGACGCAGACGTAGCCGTGCTGGTCGTCACACAGTCCGCCACGGCTTGCGCGGCCTGGGCGATGAACGGTGCCGGCAATTCGTCCGATGTCCACGGTGACCAGCCGTCCCAGGCCTGCTCGGCGATCCGTTCCACCCGCTCGGCAGCTTGGGTCGGCCTCACCCCGGGAAGTCCCAGCGCTGCCGTCGTCCAGCCGATCAGCTCGTTCACCTCGATGTACTGGTACCACTCGGCGTCGTCCCAGCCGAGCCTGTCGGAGTGCCGGGCCCACGCCCACCGCAGAGCCCCCGCAGTGGCCCGGGCAGCCCGCTGCCGCGCTGTACCCGTCGTTGTTCGGGCGGCCTGCTCGGCGTACCTCACCAGGTCCAGCGTGGACTGGAACTCGAATCTGGCGAAGAACTCCAGGTTCTCGGCGATGGTGTGACGGAAGGCCCTGCCCCGGGCGCGGCTGCGCGAGGCATCCAGCCACGTCCCCAGCGAGGGCGACCGGCCCCAGTCGTGTGGGGGACGGCGGAAGGCAGGGCGGATCACGGCGTCGAACCAACCCTGGGTGTAGGCGTCACGGGCGGCGACGATCGCATGGACGTCGGTGTCGGTCGCCGGTTTCTC
Above is a window of Streptomyces sp. NBC_01426 DNA encoding:
- a CDS encoding TIGR03086 family metal-binding protein, coding for MTETTILDLGAQTRILARLAASVPDARLTDRTPCPDYTVGDLLGHLLGLSVAFRDAARKDLGPTTDTAPDSAAPSLPASWREDLPRTLGELAEAWQDPAAWTGMTRAGGVDLPGDIAGAVAADELVVHGWDLARATGQEYAPDPAALSASYSFLLAAAGEQGRDGGIFGPVVPVPDDAPLLHRAVGLSGRAPDWTPATLR
- a CDS encoding NADP-dependent oxidoreductase, which codes for MKAMRFHEFGDSEVLRQEDIDRPVPGAGQVLVQVAATSFNPVDDHIRAGVLAEMIPIALPYVPGIDLAGTVAELGADVTGLEVGDRVVAMLPLDSAGGAAEYVLAPAESLAPAPRTTELVDAAALPLTGLAAWQTVFELAELKPGQTVLVNGAGGAVGSLVVQLAVDAGAHVTAVDGPQHADRLRGYGVDRVVGPLDLGAGPAAVGGPFQVVVNHVRVSAEELAQLTSYIADGGVAASTAGPIPEDPARGVRSASLWVRGDGAQLTELVAKVDAGKLRLHVAAHRSMADLAAVHEDARAGRLPGKTVVLVP
- a CDS encoding MarR family winged helix-turn-helix transcriptional regulator; this translates as MDTQSPWLDDGQQDLWQALLTVVIALPAALDRQLQRDAGISNFEYGVLAQLSMADEATMRLSDLARVSDSTQPRLSKLMDRFEARDWVARRPDPGDGRYTLAALTDAGRQKLVESAPEHVAQVKRLVFDPLSTAQRRHLETALTRIAATVRRELEGG
- a CDS encoding DUF1330 domain-containing protein, yielding MPAYGFAHLRSRRNHSDIIEYLERVQETLDPFAGRFVIHGAPAEVVEGTWPGSMVLIEFPGLDEARAWYDSPAYRAILHLRTDHIEGDLLLIEGVGPNYHPAERARKLQTEAGRASQSTS
- a CDS encoding nuclear transport factor 2 family protein — translated: MNRTGIEAALNDLLFDRDITLEEAAERHFTPGYRQRTDGQWADRAEFLDHIGHLRSIVAGGRVEVHDELYDGDKYADRHTCHITKNDGSTVTMEVYVFAELAPDGRFHRIEETTLMLSGSDADRAIGSAR
- a CDS encoding YhgE/Pip family protein; the encoded protein is MPQPIPPSVLRRPQLWIGTGLIAAVVSMLFALLYVGGNVNPKGNLRDLPVALVNSDSGADVNGRRINLGEQVVSGIEKAAKDDRSIDWQVLSREEADKRLGKGKLFGALVIPADFSASVTGLTAPQPAAQGKATAPKLTVLTNQAAGSIGSSMSSQAAQKAAHAASAQLGQELLKQVGSQKAPIPTAAQLKLADPVTVNVADGHPVGSRSAMGLSAFYYALVLVVCGMLGANVVNSQVDTALGYLHTDFGPVRKREPVQHTSRVRTLAIGIALMLGLSLVMGSLVEVATVGILDMDASHLGLLWLYSVATIAVVGVGSLALFAAFGTPGMLLATIVFVAMAVPSSGATVPVQALPGFFRGLSEFEPLRQITEGLRSLLYYGAQADAGLTRAWTSMGVALVAALVFGFAVTRLYDRRGLHRIPHPEPVTGTDSGADSGADSGSGSETEAGTGTGAGTGTKSEASAPATT
- a CDS encoding MerR family transcriptional regulator → MKISELSRRTGVPVASIKYFLRQGLLPAGRATAATIAEYGEEHAQRLRLIKALTTLGGLTIAATRDVLGAVDQAESSEGALGAISYALPVPVAGRRPAGDEEKAEEEEADTTVGTEVAELLAALDWQAPGTSPHVKGLTAALEELRRLDAQYAPGELAAYARLAESVARLDLERAAGLDDPVALAERAVIVFAICAPVFELLRRLAQEDQVRRRVAGDAAES
- a CDS encoding YciI family protein codes for the protein MKYMIQMNMPAAEWDTIMSAYPKDAMQAVLDHMDALNDEITSAGEWVEAEGLGGPSRVKTVRAGSDGRPQVTDGPAEAGQNILAGYWVVDVRSEERALEIAARASACPGPDGKPGNDPVEVHAISDGPPEA
- a CDS encoding F0F1 ATP synthase subunit B family protein encodes the protein MGPLKPNLVELIVGLIAFCVVFAALAKVLLPRIEATLAERDEATAGTLERAEAVQAEAQRTRAEYQAELSAARHEASQIRQAAHEEGVTLLAAVRAEGQKAREEMIAAATVQWEADRVIAAAELREDVLGLAAELAGRVIGEPITDLDRARAIADAFLADEAAAAES
- a CDS encoding DODA-type extradiol aromatic ring-opening family dioxygenase, which produces MTHASSLTSPNGLTSPNGLTSPVPSRPPAAAYDDLLARALPQAREQRVWEPSDGPLPSLFVSHGAPFTLDDPQWLGDLFDWARSMPKPRAIVVVSAHWERAPVAMSAAAAGTPLFYDFSGFHPRYKSLPYATPDATDLARRLTGLLGRTPVHEFADRGLDHGAFIPLMAMYPAADVPVVQVSMPSLDPGALLALGARLRPLRDEGVLVLGSGFMTHSFAVFRRPELAAETTAFDEWAVDALARGDADALTDYRDKAPGAAVAHPTADHFVPLLLAVGAADDPGSAVSAIDRMVMGNSTRSVQLT